From a region of the Kaistia sp. 32K genome:
- a CDS encoding carbohydrate ABC transporter permease codes for MTLYLTFLLLPIYWLVNMSFKTNVEITNTFSLWPNDPTLRNYMVIFTDPSWYNGYINSITYVVMNTVISIAVALPAAYAFSRYRFLGDKHLFFWLLTNRMAPPAVFALPFFQLYSAFGLIDTHIAVALAHCLFNVPLAVWILEGFMSGVPREIDETAYIDGYSFPRFFVKIFMPLIASGIGVAAFFCFMFSWVELLLARTLTTTAAKPIAAIMTRTVSASGLDWGVLAAAGVLTIIPGALVIWFVRNYIAKGFALGRV; via the coding sequence ATGACGCTCTACCTCACCTTCCTGCTGCTGCCGATCTACTGGCTCGTCAACATGAGCTTCAAGACCAATGTCGAGATCACCAACACCTTCTCGCTGTGGCCGAACGATCCGACCTTGCGCAACTACATGGTCATCTTCACCGATCCGTCCTGGTACAATGGCTATATCAACTCGATCACTTATGTGGTGATGAACACGGTGATCTCGATCGCCGTGGCGTTGCCGGCGGCCTACGCCTTCTCGCGCTACCGCTTCCTCGGCGACAAGCATTTGTTCTTCTGGCTGCTCACCAACCGCATGGCGCCGCCGGCGGTGTTCGCGCTGCCCTTCTTCCAGCTCTATTCCGCCTTCGGCCTGATCGACACCCACATCGCGGTGGCGCTGGCGCATTGCCTGTTCAACGTGCCGCTGGCGGTCTGGATTCTGGAAGGCTTCATGTCCGGCGTGCCGCGCGAGATCGACGAGACCGCCTATATCGACGGCTATTCCTTCCCGCGCTTCTTCGTGAAGATCTTCATGCCGCTGATCGCATCGGGCATCGGCGTCGCCGCCTTCTTCTGCTTCATGTTCTCCTGGGTCGAGCTGCTGCTCGCCCGCACGCTGACGACGACGGCGGCGAAGCCGATCGCGGCGATCATGACCCGCACCGTCTCCGCTTCCGGGCTCGACTGGGGCGTGCTGGCGGCGGCCGGCGTGCTCACCATCATCCCCGGCGCGCTCGTGATCTGGTTTGTCCGCAATTACATCGCCAAGGGCTTTGCCCTGGGGAGGGTCTGA
- a CDS encoding DUF2160 domain-containing protein — protein sequence MNFAWMAWTPPTAIFFATIFLILCGMGVWEYVSPGGAPRTGILRFETTRGDRLFVSLLGSAFICLAWLGLVGPNLWWALGLSLVYAVLVFRWV from the coding sequence ATGAACTTCGCCTGGATGGCCTGGACGCCGCCGACCGCGATCTTCTTCGCGACGATCTTCCTGATCCTCTGCGGCATGGGGGTCTGGGAATATGTCAGCCCCGGCGGCGCGCCGCGGACCGGCATCCTGCGCTTCGAGACGACGCGTGGCGACCGGCTGTTCGTTTCGCTGCTCGGCAGCGCCTTCATCTGCCTCGCCTGGCTCGGCCTGGTCGGCCCGAACCTCTGGTGGGCGCTCGGTCTCTCTCTCGTCTATGCGGTGCTGGTGTTCCGCTGGGTGTGA
- a CDS encoding ABC transporter substrate-binding protein produces MRRSLLASTATLVVMICGSPAFADMDAAKKFLDAEIGDLSTLSRAEQEAEMQWFIDAAKPFAGMDIKVVSETLTTHEYESKTLAKAFSDITGIKITHDLIGEGDVIEKLQTQMQSGENIYDAYVNDSDLIGTHWRYQQARSLTDWMANEGKDVTNPNLDIADFIGTSFTTAPDGKLYQLPDQQFANLYWFRYDWFNDPKNKEDFKAKYGYELGVPVNWSAYEDIAEFFTGREIDGKKVYGHMDYGKKDPSLGWRFTDAWLSMAGNGDKGIPNGLPVDEWGIKVDEKSRPVGSCVARGGDTNGPASVYSIEKYLEWLKAYAPAAAQGMTFSESGPVPSQGEVAQQIFTYTAFTADFVKPGLPVVNEDGTPKWRFAPSPHGVYWKDGMKLGYQDVGSWTILKSTPEDRAKAAWLYAQFVTSKTVDVKKSHVGLTLIRESTIRHPSFTERAPKLGGLIEFYRSPARVQWSPTGTNIPDYPKLAQLWWQAVGDASAGAKTPQEAMDSLCAEQEKVLQRLERAGIQGDIGPKLAEEHDLAYWNADAVKKGNLAPQLKIENEKEKPITVNYDELVKSWADTKAN; encoded by the coding sequence ATGCGACGCAGTCTCTTAGCATCCACGGCGACGCTGGTCGTCATGATATGTGGCTCGCCTGCCTTCGCGGACATGGACGCCGCGAAGAAGTTCCTCGACGCCGAGATCGGCGACCTGTCGACGCTGTCGCGCGCCGAGCAGGAAGCCGAGATGCAGTGGTTCATCGACGCCGCCAAGCCGTTCGCCGGCATGGACATCAAGGTCGTCTCGGAGACGCTCACCACGCATGAATATGAATCGAAGACGCTCGCCAAGGCGTTCTCCGACATCACCGGCATCAAGATCACGCACGACCTGATCGGCGAAGGCGACGTCATCGAGAAGCTGCAGACGCAGATGCAGTCGGGCGAGAACATCTACGACGCCTATGTCAACGACAGTGACCTGATCGGCACGCACTGGCGCTACCAGCAGGCGCGCAGCCTGACCGACTGGATGGCGAACGAGGGCAAGGACGTCACCAACCCGAACCTCGACATCGCCGATTTCATCGGCACGTCGTTCACCACCGCGCCGGACGGCAAGCTCTACCAGCTGCCGGACCAGCAGTTCGCCAACCTCTACTGGTTCCGGTACGACTGGTTCAACGATCCGAAGAACAAGGAGGACTTCAAGGCCAAGTACGGCTACGAGCTCGGCGTTCCCGTCAACTGGTCGGCCTATGAGGACATCGCAGAATTCTTCACCGGCCGCGAGATCGACGGGAAGAAGGTCTATGGCCACATGGACTACGGCAAGAAGGACCCGTCGCTCGGCTGGCGCTTCACCGACGCCTGGCTCTCCATGGCCGGCAATGGCGACAAGGGCATTCCGAACGGCCTGCCGGTCGACGAATGGGGCATCAAGGTCGACGAGAAGTCGCGCCCGGTCGGTTCCTGCGTCGCCCGCGGCGGCGACACCAACGGCCCGGCCTCGGTCTATTCGATCGAGAAATACCTTGAGTGGCTGAAGGCTTACGCGCCGGCCGCCGCGCAGGGCATGACCTTCTCCGAATCCGGTCCGGTACCTTCGCAGGGCGAGGTCGCCCAGCAGATCTTCACCTATACGGCCTTTACCGCCGACTTCGTGAAGCCGGGCTTGCCGGTCGTGAACGAGGACGGCACGCCGAAATGGCGCTTCGCGCCCTCGCCCCATGGTGTCTACTGGAAGGACGGCATGAAGCTCGGCTATCAGGACGTCGGCTCCTGGACGATCCTGAAGTCGACGCCGGAAGACCGCGCCAAGGCGGCCTGGCTCTACGCCCAGTTCGTCACCTCCAAGACGGTCGACGTCAAGAAGAGCCATGTCGGCCTGACGCTGATCCGCGAAAGCACGATCCGCCATCCGAGCTTCACCGAACGCGCGCCGAAGCTCGGCGGCCTGATCGAATTCTACCGTTCGCCGGCCCGCGTGCAGTGGTCGCCGACCGGCACCAACATCCCGGACTATCCGAAGCTGGCGCAGCTCTGGTGGCAGGCGGTCGGTGACGCCTCGGCTGGCGCCAAGACGCCGCAGGAAGCGATGGATTCGCTCTGCGCCGAGCAGGAGAAGGTGCTGCAGCGCCTCGAACGGGCCGGCATCCAGGGCGATATCGGGCCGAAGCTCGCCGAAGAGCACGACCTCGCCTACTGGAACGCCGACGCGGTCAAGAAGGGCAATCTCGCGCCGCAGCTGAAGATCGAGAACGAAAAAGAGAAGCCGATCACCGTCAACTATGACGAGCTGGTGAAGAGCTGGGCCGACACGAAGGCGAACTAG
- a CDS encoding ferritin-like domain-containing protein, producing the protein MKTLAEIFEHTLKDVYYAENAIVKALPKVAKAAGDSKLKKAAEDHLAETKGQIETLKKVFAEIGVKPSGEKCDAIEGLLKETDGLIEETEGTARDAGLLAACQAVEHYEIARYGSLREWAKTLGHDEAHKWLGEILDQEKATNSKLTNLAVLEINQV; encoded by the coding sequence ATGAAGACACTGGCCGAGATTTTCGAGCATACGCTCAAGGACGTCTATTACGCCGAGAACGCCATCGTGAAGGCGCTTCCGAAGGTCGCGAAGGCAGCGGGCGACAGCAAGCTGAAGAAGGCGGCGGAAGATCACCTCGCCGAGACCAAGGGGCAGATCGAGACGCTGAAGAAGGTCTTCGCGGAGATCGGCGTGAAGCCATCGGGCGAGAAATGCGACGCGATCGAGGGCTTGCTCAAGGAGACGGACGGGCTGATCGAAGAGACCGAGGGCACGGCGCGCGACGCCGGGCTGCTCGCCGCCTGCCAGGCCGTCGAGCATTACGAGATCGCCCGCTATGGTTCGCTGCGGGAATGGGCGAAGACGCTCGGCCACGACGAAGCGCACAAATGGCTCGGCGAGATCCTGGATCAGGAAAAGGCGACGAACAGCAAGCTGACCAATCTGGCGGTGCTGGAGATCAACCAAGTCTGA
- a CDS encoding outer membrane protein, which produces MKFAIRSACLASVFALGVVGAQAADLTYEAPVVAAPAAFNWTGFYVGVHGGVAAGDFKYPGDITATSGNQVFSLLNGELEQDASGGFGGAQIGYNWQFNPNWVVGVEADIAAASYEGKISGNFNTIGNFGGNFDAGSEVEWFGTVRGRLGYAWDNLLLYGTGGFAYGSVKSSISANINGVSVVDESASNTQTGWTVGAGFEYGITKNITLKTEYLYVDLGSETIIDENLNGVHAGLDVETKFHTLKAGLNYKF; this is translated from the coding sequence ATGAAGTTCGCAATCCGCAGTGCATGCTTGGCATCGGTTTTCGCTCTCGGCGTCGTCGGCGCCCAGGCGGCTGATCTCACCTACGAGGCGCCGGTCGTCGCGGCGCCCGCGGCGTTCAACTGGACCGGCTTCTATGTCGGCGTGCATGGCGGCGTCGCCGCCGGCGATTTCAAGTATCCGGGCGACATCACTGCCACCAGCGGTAACCAGGTCTTCTCCCTTCTGAATGGTGAACTCGAGCAGGACGCCAGCGGCGGCTTCGGCGGCGCCCAGATCGGCTATAACTGGCAGTTCAACCCGAACTGGGTTGTTGGTGTCGAGGCGGATATCGCTGCGGCGTCCTATGAGGGCAAGATCAGCGGCAACTTCAATACTATTGGCAACTTTGGCGGCAACTTCGATGCCGGTTCCGAGGTCGAGTGGTTCGGTACCGTGCGCGGCCGCCTCGGCTATGCCTGGGATAACCTCCTGCTCTACGGCACGGGCGGTTTCGCCTATGGCAGCGTGAAGTCTTCGATCTCGGCCAATATCAACGGCGTCTCGGTCGTCGATGAATCGGCCTCCAACACCCAGACGGGCTGGACGGTCGGCGCCGGCTTCGAATACGGCATCACCAAGAACATCACGCTGAAGACCGAATACCTCTATGTCGATCTCGGCAGCGAAACGATCATCGATGAAAACCTCAATGGCGTTCACGCCGGTCTCGATGTCGAGACGAAGTTCCACACCCTCAAGGCCGGTCTGAACTACAAGTTCTAA
- a CDS encoding helix-turn-helix transcriptional regulator: MTQEDFADLLGVTYQQLQKYENGTNALSISRIWRVSQALGITPSHLCDIDIASEEGD; this comes from the coding sequence ATGACGCAAGAGGATTTCGCCGACCTTCTCGGCGTTACGTACCAGCAACTTCAAAAGTACGAGAACGGCACGAATGCGCTCAGCATCTCGCGGATATGGAGAGTCTCCCAGGCTCTTGGGATAACGCCGTCGCACCTCTGCGATATCGATATAGCCTCAGAGGAAGGTGACTAA
- a CDS encoding manganese efflux pump — translation MDWFFIIALAAASSIDNFAVGLSYGVRGIRIHLGSNLIIAGVCFVLSLAGILFGKWIGDVLPGSTPDIVGSVLLFVIGVRILLLVLPRKTPAPTTKPATGLRRLSDWLSRAIAVDGGKIGPVEALILGIALSANALANAVGAGLLQMPLLAIALSASVGSLLTISLGVALGLRATKISIGRFDLARFGTLLSGLILVCLAVAQFW, via the coding sequence ATGGACTGGTTCTTCATCATCGCCTTGGCGGCCGCGTCGAGCATCGATAATTTCGCCGTCGGCCTTTCCTACGGCGTGCGCGGCATCCGGATCCATCTCGGCTCCAACCTGATCATCGCAGGGGTCTGCTTCGTCTTGAGCCTGGCCGGCATCCTGTTCGGCAAATGGATCGGCGATGTGCTGCCCGGCAGCACGCCCGACATCGTCGGTTCCGTCCTGCTATTCGTGATCGGCGTGCGCATCCTGCTGCTGGTCCTGCCGCGCAAGACGCCGGCCCCGACGACAAAACCCGCGACCGGCCTTCGCCGCCTTTCGGACTGGCTTTCCCGCGCCATCGCCGTCGACGGCGGCAAGATCGGTCCCGTCGAGGCGCTCATCCTGGGCATCGCCCTCTCGGCCAATGCGCTTGCCAACGCGGTCGGCGCCGGCCTCCTCCAGATGCCCTTGCTGGCGATCGCCCTCTCCGCCTCGGTCGGCAGCCTCCTGACGATCTCGCTCGGCGTGGCGCTCGGCCTTCGCGCGACCAAGATCAGCATCGGGCGCTTCGATCTCGCGCGGTTCGGAACCCTGCTGAGCGGCCTGATCCTGGTCTGCCTGGCCGTGGCCCAGTTCTGGTAG
- a CDS encoding Stf0 family sulfotransferase — protein MKLRFWRRRAHSRPALRLHPPPDWIAPRATIAIVGAQRSGTSLLCSLMAATGQLGRPGEFFNSGAKMFINRHGADTTLHRLNVARAHMSPNGVFSLKLFPGHLDSAARDVYLWEFFPNPVFVRVFRDDLLGQAISLARAWQTEKWNSRITGPSVEPSYSRLEIDRALADITNENARWDRYFARNRIVPMKVRYEDLQREPASILRDIAKLVGVTLAKPPGIEDSDLQIQRDHRTEQWRSTFLAEAGSLERIY, from the coding sequence TTGAAACTCAGGTTTTGGCGCCGACGCGCGCATTCCCGACCTGCGCTCAGGCTTCATCCGCCGCCGGACTGGATCGCCCCCCGCGCGACGATCGCCATCGTCGGCGCGCAGCGCTCGGGAACGAGCCTCCTCTGTTCGCTGATGGCGGCGACCGGCCAACTCGGCCGTCCCGGCGAGTTCTTCAATTCCGGCGCGAAGATGTTCATCAACCGCCACGGCGCCGATACCACGCTGCATCGGCTGAACGTTGCGCGAGCGCATATGAGCCCCAACGGCGTGTTCTCGCTAAAGCTCTTTCCCGGTCATCTCGATAGCGCGGCGCGCGACGTGTACCTCTGGGAGTTCTTTCCCAATCCGGTCTTCGTGCGGGTGTTTCGCGACGATCTGCTCGGACAGGCGATCTCGCTCGCCCGGGCGTGGCAGACCGAGAAATGGAACTCGCGCATCACCGGGCCTTCGGTCGAGCCGAGCTATTCGCGCCTGGAGATCGACCGGGCTCTGGCCGACATCACCAACGAGAATGCCCGCTGGGACCGCTATTTCGCGCGCAACCGGATCGTGCCGATGAAGGTGCGCTACGAGGATCTGCAGCGGGAGCCCGCGTCCATCCTTCGCGATATCGCAAAGCTCGTCGGCGTCACGCTCGCCAAGCCTCCCGGCATCGAGGACAGCGATCTTCAGATCCAGCGTGACCACAGGACGGAGCAGTGGCGCAGCACCTTCCTCGCTGAGGCCGGCTCCCTTGAGCGGATCTATTGA
- a CDS encoding aldo/keto reductase — protein MAKRPLGRTGLDVTEISFGGASIGNLYRAVSNEVAHETLQAAWDAGIRFFDTAPRYGHGLSERRLGDFLRDKPRDSYVISTKVGRILTPLRGRVMGDYGFVDVLPFEQEYDYSYDGIMRSHEASLHRLGLDRIDVLYMHDIGVDTHGVEKNAEYFPVAMSGGLKAMQELRSAGDVKAIGLGVNEVEVCLQALEHADLDAFLLAGRFTLLEQEGALPLLKTCLERGASIVVGGVFNSGILATGPVPGAHYNYAEAPPAIVDRVRRLEAVCARHGVPLAAAAQRFPLSHPAVASVLLGVASTRNLERNLAAQDVVIPAALWTDLVAEGLLAASLIPA, from the coding sequence ATCGCCAAACGCCCGCTCGGCCGCACCGGCCTCGACGTCACCGAGATCAGCTTCGGCGGCGCCAGCATCGGCAATCTCTATCGCGCGGTCAGCAACGAGGTGGCGCATGAGACGCTGCAGGCGGCCTGGGATGCGGGCATCCGCTTCTTCGATACCGCGCCGCGCTACGGCCACGGCCTGAGCGAGCGCCGGCTCGGCGATTTCCTGCGCGACAAGCCGCGCGACAGCTATGTCATCTCGACCAAGGTCGGCCGCATCCTGACGCCGCTGCGCGGCCGCGTCATGGGCGATTACGGCTTCGTCGACGTCCTGCCCTTCGAGCAGGAATACGACTATTCCTATGACGGCATCATGCGCTCGCACGAGGCGAGCCTGCATCGCCTCGGCCTCGACCGCATCGACGTGCTCTACATGCACGACATCGGCGTCGACACGCATGGCGTCGAGAAGAACGCCGAATACTTCCCCGTCGCCATGTCGGGCGGCCTGAAGGCGATGCAGGAACTGCGCTCGGCCGGCGACGTCAAGGCGATCGGCCTCGGCGTCAACGAGGTCGAGGTCTGCCTGCAGGCGCTGGAACATGCCGATCTCGACGCCTTCCTGCTGGCCGGCCGCTTCACGCTGCTGGAGCAGGAAGGCGCGCTGCCGCTGCTCAAGACCTGCCTCGAGCGCGGCGCCAGCATCGTCGTCGGCGGCGTGTTCAATTCCGGCATCCTGGCGACCGGCCCGGTCCCCGGCGCGCACTACAACTACGCCGAGGCGCCGCCGGCGATCGTCGATCGCGTCCGTCGTCTCGAGGCCGTCTGCGCCCGCCATGGCGTGCCGCTCGCGGCCGCGGCGCAGCGCTTCCCGCTGAGCCACCCGGCCGTCGCCTCCGTCCTTCTCGGCGTCGCCAGCACGCGCAACCTCGAGCGCAACCTCGCGGCGCAGGATGTTGTCATCCCGGCGGCGCTCTGGACCGACCTGGTCGCCGAGGGCCTGCTCGCAGCCAGCCTCATCCCGGCCTGA
- a CDS encoding SIMPL domain-containing protein: MIRANFIRTTILASTLLAVVAAPAMAQQAPQPPTLTVFGDGIATAVPDIAVVTLGVVSEAPTAKDALAANATDMTAVISAITDAGIATKDIATSGLSVNPVYSDPSKDPEGRQQVTGYRVQNQVTVKIRDLAKSGPLLDKVVSAGANRVTGIDFDIDKAGALRDEAMKAAIAEARRKAVLMAEAAGVALGPIQSVQTSEGGGVPIFRAQMAMKADVSTPVMGGEQQISANATIVYIIEPLKK, encoded by the coding sequence ATGATCCGCGCCAACTTCATCCGGACCACCATCCTCGCCTCGACGCTCCTTGCCGTCGTCGCCGCTCCCGCCATGGCGCAGCAGGCGCCGCAGCCGCCGACGCTGACCGTCTTCGGCGACGGCATCGCGACCGCCGTTCCCGACATCGCCGTGGTGACGCTCGGCGTCGTCTCGGAGGCGCCGACCGCCAAGGACGCGCTGGCCGCCAACGCCACCGACATGACCGCCGTGATCTCCGCCATCACCGATGCCGGCATCGCCACCAAGGACATCGCCACCAGCGGCCTCTCAGTCAATCCGGTCTATTCCGACCCGTCCAAGGATCCGGAAGGCCGCCAGCAGGTCACCGGCTACCGCGTGCAGAACCAGGTGACGGTCAAGATCCGCGACCTCGCCAAGTCCGGCCCGCTGCTCGACAAGGTCGTCTCGGCCGGCGCCAACCGCGTCACCGGCATCGATTTCGACATCGACAAGGCTGGCGCGCTGCGCGACGAGGCGATGAAGGCGGCGATCGCCGAGGCCCGCCGCAAGGCCGTGCTGATGGCAGAGGCCGCCGGCGTTGCGCTCGGCCCGATCCAGTCGGTGCAGACGAGCGAAGGCGGCGGCGTGCCGATCTTCCGCGCCCAGATGGCGATGAAGGCCGACGTGTCGACCCCGGTCATGGGCGGCGAGCAGCAGATCTCCGCCAACGCGACGATCGTCTACATCATCGAGCCGCTGAAGAAGTAA
- a CDS encoding diacylglycerol kinase family protein: protein MADTIVILNEHAGTIQDRDPAEIRAIVEGAFSERGRSAEVILAEGNAFLQAIDEAARSGPPTVVVGGGDGSVGHAIRKLVAANGAGAERTLGVLPLGTMNLFAKTLGMPADLEGSLAALAAAAPRRIDLASVNGRVFHTLAGLGYFAEVARGRAQFRGAGLPFGRFIAVARSSLRAFSRAGVLQLTLETAGESREIEVYALLASNNRLSLTGFDRPQLDEGLIEIHFAAGAELASRMQAGLDLLAGRWRDNPEIESLAVRRAVITSHRPRLWLSVDGELTRMATPLVLESLPAALSVLAPGEERAPAVAPGSPSSRPPGRDPFS, encoded by the coding sequence GTGGCCGATACAATCGTCATCCTGAACGAACATGCCGGGACGATCCAGGATCGCGATCCCGCCGAAATCCGCGCCATCGTCGAAGGCGCTTTTAGCGAGCGCGGCCGTTCCGCCGAGGTGATCCTGGCGGAGGGGAACGCGTTCCTGCAGGCGATCGACGAGGCGGCGCGGTCCGGGCCGCCGACGGTCGTCGTCGGTGGCGGCGACGGCTCGGTCGGCCATGCCATCCGCAAGCTCGTCGCCGCGAACGGCGCCGGCGCGGAACGGACGCTCGGCGTATTGCCGCTCGGCACGATGAACCTGTTCGCCAAGACGCTCGGCATGCCGGCCGATCTCGAGGGTTCGCTCGCGGCGCTGGCCGCCGCCGCGCCGCGCCGGATCGATCTCGCCAGCGTCAATGGCCGCGTGTTCCATACGCTGGCGGGGCTCGGCTATTTCGCGGAAGTGGCGCGCGGGCGGGCGCAGTTTCGCGGCGCAGGCCTGCCGTTCGGCCGTTTCATCGCCGTGGCGCGCTCGTCGCTGCGTGCCTTCAGTCGCGCCGGCGTGCTGCAGCTGACGCTGGAGACCGCAGGGGAAAGTCGCGAGATCGAGGTCTATGCGCTGCTGGCGAGCAACAACCGCCTGTCGCTCACCGGCTTCGATCGGCCGCAGCTCGACGAAGGGCTGATCGAGATCCATTTCGCCGCCGGCGCCGAGCTTGCGAGCCGCATGCAGGCGGGGCTCGATCTGCTGGCCGGGCGCTGGCGCGACAATCCGGAGATCGAATCGCTCGCCGTCCGGCGCGCCGTGATCACCAGCCATAGGCCGCGCCTCTGGCTTTCGGTCGATGGCGAACTGACGCGGATGGCGACGCCGCTGGTGCTCGAAAGCCTGCCGGCGGCGCTTTCCGTGCTGGCGCCGGGTGAAGAACGTGCGCCGGCCGTTGCCCCAGGCTCGCCGTCATCCCGGCCTCCGGGCCGGGATCCATTCAGCTGA
- the carA gene encoding glutamine-hydrolyzing carbamoyl-phosphate synthase small subunit, giving the protein MADNLLTDAITDNDVWAEPKPTALLILADGTVIEGRGIGAVGHAAGEVCFNTAMTGYQEILTDPSYAGQIVTFTFPHIGNVGTNDEDIETVNMASASGVRGCVIKTDITDPSNYRALKNFDAWLKSRGIVGIAGVDTRALTALIREKGMPNAVIAHAPDGVFAQADLAKEAAAWPGLVGMDLAKDVTTGQTFRWDETTWVWNKGYGREENPVHKVVAVDYGIKRNILRLLADAGCDVTILPATATGEEILAHKPDGVFLSNGPGDPAATGEYAVPAIKEVIAADVPLFGICLGHQMLGIALGGETRKMHQGHHGANHPVQDRTTGKVEITSMNHGFAVDAASLPDTVEETHVSLFDGSNCGLRVKDKPIFSVQYHPEASPGPQDSHYLFTRFVNLMRTRKGEAPLPEHPAPVEG; this is encoded by the coding sequence ATGGCCGACAACTTGCTGACCGACGCGATCACGGACAACGACGTCTGGGCGGAACCGAAGCCGACGGCGCTTCTGATCCTCGCCGACGGCACCGTGATCGAAGGCCGAGGCATCGGCGCGGTCGGCCACGCGGCCGGCGAGGTCTGCTTCAACACCGCGATGACGGGCTACCAGGAAATCCTGACCGACCCGTCCTATGCCGGGCAGATCGTCACCTTCACCTTCCCGCATATCGGCAATGTCGGCACCAATGACGAGGACATCGAGACCGTCAACATGGCCTCGGCATCCGGCGTGCGCGGCTGCGTCATCAAGACCGACATCACCGATCCGTCCAACTACCGCGCCCTGAAGAACTTCGACGCCTGGCTGAAGTCGCGCGGCATCGTCGGCATCGCCGGCGTCGACACCCGCGCGCTCACCGCGCTGATCCGCGAGAAGGGCATGCCGAATGCCGTGATCGCCCATGCGCCGGACGGCGTCTTCGCGCAGGCGGACCTCGCCAAGGAAGCGGCCGCCTGGCCCGGCCTCGTCGGCATGGACCTCGCCAAGGACGTGACCACCGGCCAGACCTTCCGCTGGGACGAGACGACCTGGGTCTGGAACAAGGGCTATGGCCGCGAGGAAAACCCGGTCCATAAGGTTGTCGCCGTCGATTACGGCATCAAGCGCAACATCCTGCGCCTGCTGGCGGACGCCGGCTGCGATGTGACCATCCTGCCGGCGACGGCGACCGGCGAGGAGATCCTTGCCCACAAGCCGGACGGCGTCTTCCTGTCGAACGGCCCCGGCGATCCGGCGGCGACCGGCGAATACGCCGTGCCGGCGATCAAGGAAGTCATCGCCGCCGACGTGCCGCTGTTCGGCATCTGCCTCGGCCACCAGATGCTCGGCATCGCGCTGGGCGGTGAGACCCGGAAGATGCATCAGGGCCACCACGGCGCCAATCATCCGGTGCAGGACCGCACCACCGGCAAGGTCGAGATCACCTCGATGAACCACGGCTTCGCCGTCGACGCCGCCTCGCTGCCCGATACCGTCGAGGAGACGCATGTCTCGCTGTTCGACGGCTCGAACTGCGGCCTGCGCGTCAAGGACAAGCCGATCTTCTCGGTGCAGTACCACCCGGAAGCATCCCCGGGCCCGCAGGACAGCCACTATCTGTTCACGCGCTTCGTCAACCTGATGCGCACCCGCAAGGGCGAGGCCCCGCTCCCCGAGCACCCCGCCCCCGTCGAGGGCTGA
- a CDS encoding GatB/YqeY domain-containing protein: protein MRDTINAALKGAMLAKDKKRTGTLRLIAAAIKDRDIVARTAGTGEATDVELIDLLAKMVKQRLESAKIYEDNGRPELAEQEREEIAVIEEYLPKQLSEDEAKAAIAALVVETGASGIRDMNKVMSELKARYAGQMDFAKASAAVKAALTS, encoded by the coding sequence ATGCGCGACACCATCAATGCGGCCCTGAAAGGGGCGATGCTTGCCAAGGACAAGAAGCGCACCGGAACGCTTCGCCTGATCGCCGCGGCGATCAAGGATCGCGACATCGTCGCGCGCACCGCCGGCACCGGCGAGGCGACCGATGTCGAATTGATCGACCTGCTCGCCAAGATGGTCAAGCAGCGCCTCGAATCGGCGAAGATCTACGAGGACAACGGCCGTCCCGAGCTCGCCGAGCAGGAGCGCGAGGAAATCGCCGTCATCGAGGAATATCTGCCGAAGCAGCTCTCCGAGGACGAGGCCAAGGCCGCGATCGCGGCCCTCGTCGTCGAGACCGGCGCCTCGGGCATCCGCGACATGAACAAGGTGATGTCCGAGCTGAAGGCCCGCTATGCCGGCCAGATGGACTTCGCCAAGGCGAGCGCCGCGGTCAAGGCGGCGCTGACCAGCTAG